A portion of the Carassius carassius chromosome 42, fCarCar2.1, whole genome shotgun sequence genome contains these proteins:
- the LOC132123820 gene encoding CUB and zona pellucida-like domain-containing protein 1, which translates to MSVSALLSALLLLASTASASHFYGGSMNFNSRKNPDGTYRVDIRFKEAYHSCYASDSWTCRSGNCGNKTSFVGGQVDTSPNGGSWCQTEAVVKRTVPNNSPFQLQQSSCCWIYTMYDIYGGNWGLLTHIDLGERSDTSKPNTSPVATTLPIVRVPQNCARNYNLLSCDSDKDKVRCRYGIRSANECGMCHQPAGFNLDQSTCTLSNFVNASRGIYAFELVMEDYPTQNITLNYTAMTAVVRSPFINSSSNPPLSKIPLQFAVEVEAPAPSCIEGEYLPRFIHPTPNQGEHLQARVNQELEIRVKATATFSRISDVVFSGPLNSTKETTTTGEYVINWTPTSENYDQHFPICFIAEGQNGSRNYQSEMRCVIVVVEAAGPRAQVICTKDRMSVSIERATISGIHGDHLRLNNNASCAVSSNNTHVFTTFSLSGCGTQIEETDEHISFKNTIVTYDNPNHIITRKNIFEIEVMCKYQKKSSITTRFDAHRPAVNFTERGFGSFSYKFEFYQSGSFINTRNPSSYPLDYNVGDRIYMEIAPVNVIQNTEVFLESCVATPYDNPNYPISYPIITNGCGVDETVNIHTSHQPNVQFSLEAFKFIGQYDQVFISCFIIICEANNPNTRCAKGCTNGTQVAPPSHVHKREAAIQTESHFISQGPLRLKRSASFTDAISQTLNLNLVFVAGCVVSVVAMVCGMMVYKSRGSKGNQTGMSPVSTTFCISSGTPGHRNAGK; encoded by the exons ATGTCTGTCTCTGCTCTGCTCTCAGCTCTGCTGCTGCTGGCATCCACAGCCTCAGCCTCACACTTCTATGGAGGATCAATGAACTTCAACTCGAGAAAGAACCCTGATGGTACCTATAGG GTGGATATCCGCTTCAAGGAGGCCTATCATAGCTGTTATGCAAGTGACTCCTGGACGTGCAGGTCTGGAAATTGTGGCAATAAAACCTCTTTTGTGGGGGGTCAAGTGGACACCAGTCCCAATGGTGGTAGCTGGTGCCAGACTGAGGCAGTGGTGAAAAGAACCGTCCCCAACAATAGCCCATTTCAGCTGCA ACAAAGTAGTTGCTGCTGGATCTATACCATGTATGACATATATGGTGGAAACTGGGGACTTCTCACACATATTGACCTCGGAGAGAGATCTGACACCTCTAAACCCAACACATCTCCAGTTGCTACCACACTTCCCATTGTAAG AGTTCCTCAGAACTGCGCCAGGAACTACAATCTTTTGTCCTGTGATTCAGATAAAGACAAGGTCAGGTGTAGATATGGAATTAGATCTGCAAATGAGTGTGGCATGTGCCACCAACCTGCAGGATTCAATTTGGACCAG AGCACCTGTACTCTCTCAAACTTTGTTAATGCTTCACGTGGTATTTATGCATTCGAGCTGGTCATGGAAGACTATCCCACCCAGAACATAACTCTAAACTACACCGCCATGACCGCGGTGGTCAGGTCTCCCTTCATTAATTCATCTTCCAATCCACCATTGAGCAAAATACCTCTCCAGTTTGCAGTAGAAG TGGAAGCTCCTGCACCATCTTGCATCGAGGGTGAATATCTACCTCGGTTCATCCACCCAACACCTAATCAGGGAGAACATCTACAGGCTCGTGTCAATCAGGAGCTAGAGATCAGAGTAAAGGCTACTGCAACCTTCTCAAG GATCAGTGATGTGGTTTTTAGTGGACCTCTGAACAGCACGAAGGAGACGACCACTACTGGGGAGTATGTCATCAACTGGACACCAACGTCAGAGAATTATGACCAACATTTTCCAATTTGCTTCATTGCAGAGGGGCAAAATGG GTCTAGGAATTATCAATCTGAGATGAGGTGTGTAATTGTTGTGGTGGAGGCTGCAG GTCCAAGAGCACAAGTGATCTGCACTAAGGACAGAATGTCAGTGTCAATAGAAAGAGCCACTATTTCGGGTATTCATGGAGATCACTTGCGGCTGAACAACAATGCTTCCTGTGCAGTTTCTTCCAACAACACGCATGTGTTTACAACTTTCTCTCTAAGCGGATGCGGTACTCAGATTGAA gaGACTGATGAACATATTTCTTTCAAGAACACAATTGTTACCTATGATAATCCAAACCACATCATAACcaggaaaaatatatttgaaattgaaGTTATGTGTAAATACCAGAAAAAGAGCAGCATCACCACGAGGTTTGATGCTCACAGGCCAGCCGTCAACTTCACAGAGAGAGGATTCGGCTCATTCAGCTATAAGTTTGAGTTTTATCAGTCTGGTTCCTTCATAAACACAAGAAATCCCAGCAGCTACCCACTGGATTACAACGTTGGAGATAGGATCTACATGGAGATCGCCCCTGTCAATGTCATACAAAACACTGAGGTCTTCCTTGAGTCCTGTGTAGCTACACCCTATGATAATCCCAATTATCCCATCTCTTATCCCATCATCACAAATGG ATGTGGGGTTGATGAAACTGTTAACATCCACACAAGTCACCAGCCCAATGTACAGTTCAGTTTGGAGGCTTTCAAGTTTATTGGACAATATGACCAG GTGTTTATCAGCTGCTTCATTATTATATGTGAAGCTAACAATCCCAACACGCGTTGCGCTAAGGGATGCACCAATGGGACACAGGTTGCACCACCCTCACATGTTCACAAAAGAGAAGCAGCCATCCAGACTGAAAGCCACTTCATCTCCCAGGGACCACTGCGGCTGAAGAGGAGTGCATCATTTACTG ATGCCATCAGCCAAACCTTGAACCTGAACCTTGTTTTTGTGGCCGGATGTGTTGTATCAGTAGTTGCCATGGTGTGTGGAATGATGGTCTACAAATCCAGGGGTTCAAAG